Proteins from a genomic interval of Providencia stuartii:
- the prfA gene encoding peptide chain release factor 1, which translates to MKPSIVAKLEALQERYEEIQAHLADAGVIADQGRFRALSKEYAQLTDVAKCFSAWRTVQEDIETAEMMLDDPEMKEMAQEELKEAKERNEELEQQLQLLLLPKDPDDEYNCFLEIRAGAGGDEAAIFAGDLFRMYSRYAEANRWRVELMSTSDGEHGGYKEVIAKISGESVYGRLKFESGGHRVQRVPETESQGRIHTSACTVAILPELPEAELPEINPADLRIDTFRSSGAGGQHVNTTDSAIRITHIPTGIVVECQDERSQHKNKAKAMSVLGARIRQAEMDKRQAAEASERRNLLGSGDRSDRIRTYNFPQGRVTDHRINLTLYRLDEVMEGKLDGLIQPIINEYQADQLSALSEQD; encoded by the coding sequence ATGAAGCCTTCTATTGTCGCAAAACTGGAAGCATTACAGGAACGCTATGAAGAAATTCAAGCACACCTTGCCGATGCAGGTGTGATTGCTGATCAAGGGCGCTTCCGAGCCCTTTCAAAAGAGTATGCTCAACTGACAGATGTCGCTAAATGTTTTTCAGCGTGGCGAACTGTACAGGAAGATATCGAAACAGCAGAAATGATGTTAGATGATCCTGAAATGAAAGAAATGGCTCAGGAAGAGCTGAAAGAAGCTAAAGAGCGCAATGAAGAGCTTGAACAACAATTACAATTGTTGTTGCTGCCAAAAGATCCTGATGACGAATATAACTGCTTCTTAGAGATCCGCGCAGGAGCTGGCGGCGATGAAGCGGCTATTTTTGCCGGTGATTTATTCCGTATGTATAGCCGTTATGCAGAAGCTAACCGTTGGCGTGTCGAGCTAATGAGCACGAGTGATGGTGAACACGGTGGCTATAAAGAGGTTATCGCCAAGATTTCTGGTGAGAGTGTTTATGGACGCTTGAAATTCGAATCTGGTGGTCATCGTGTGCAGCGTGTGCCAGAAACGGAATCTCAGGGACGTATCCATACTTCAGCTTGTACAGTGGCCATCCTTCCTGAATTGCCTGAGGCTGAACTGCCAGAGATCAATCCAGCTGATTTACGTATCGATACCTTCCGTTCTTCCGGTGCGGGTGGACAGCACGTTAACACCACCGATTCGGCAATCCGTATTACGCATATTCCAACCGGCATTGTGGTTGAATGTCAGGATGAGCGTTCACAACATAAAAACAAAGCCAAAGCGATGTCTGTATTAGGTGCGCGTATTCGACAAGCTGAAATGGATAAACGTCAAGCAGCAGAAGCTTCAGAGCGCCGTAACCTTTTAGGTTCGGGTGATCGTTCTGACCGTATTCGAACTTATAACTTCCCACAAGGTCGGGTCACGGATCATCGTATCAACCTGACACTTTACCGTTTAGATGAAGTGATGGAAGGAAAACTTGATGGGCTGATTCAGCCAATTATTAATGAATATCAAGCAGATCAACTTTCTGCATTGTCTGAGCAAGACTAA
- the sirB1 gene encoding invasion regulator SirB1, whose product MKTIANIEFNKIPLSEGIMIVSQSIRVDFPLMQVQAQLDSLVEAAKTAIDVKADNESKINQLLMLFYRQWQFGGADGIYALSDMLWLDKVLSSKRGTPVSLGSIFLYIAEKLEIDIEPAVFPTQLLLSAQKNDGSQWFINPVNGETLTWHTLNLWMKGTVDPYSELEDDQLDVAENSVIIRKLFDTLKASLMEEKKMELALKVCETLLTLDPEDPYEIRDRGLILAHLDCNHVALNDLNYFIEHCPEDPISEMIKIQIYSLDNLPVVLH is encoded by the coding sequence ATGAAAACCATAGCAAATATTGAATTTAACAAAATACCTTTGAGCGAAGGTATTATGATTGTCTCCCAAAGCATTCGTGTCGATTTTCCTCTTATGCAAGTACAGGCTCAGTTGGATAGTCTCGTGGAGGCCGCTAAGACTGCTATTGATGTGAAAGCGGATAATGAAAGTAAAATTAACCAATTATTGATGCTTTTTTATCGTCAATGGCAATTCGGTGGGGCAGATGGCATTTATGCACTATCTGATATGCTGTGGTTAGATAAAGTTTTATCTTCCAAACGAGGCACACCAGTTTCATTAGGCTCGATTTTCCTTTATATCGCTGAAAAACTAGAAATCGATATTGAACCAGCGGTATTTCCAACACAGCTGTTATTATCAGCTCAAAAAAATGATGGCTCACAATGGTTTATTAATCCAGTTAATGGTGAAACGCTAACTTGGCATACACTAAATTTATGGATGAAAGGAACGGTTGATCCCTATTCTGAACTAGAAGATGACCAGCTCGATGTGGCTGAAAATAGTGTGATCATCCGTAAATTATTTGACACGCTAAAAGCCTCTTTAATGGAAGAGAAGAAAATGGAATTAGCGTTAAAAGTGTGTGAAACATTATTAACGTTAGACCCTGAAGATCCTTATGAAATTCGTGACCGTGGATTAATTCTCGCACATCTAGATTGTAATCATGTAGCACTGAATGATTTAAACTATTTTATTGAGCACTGCCCAGAAGATCCTATTTCTGAAATGATTAAAATTCAGATATATTCATTAGATAATCTTCCAGTAGTGTTACATTAA
- the dauA gene encoding C4-dicarboxylic acid transporter DauA, which yields MSTKKINRLRPFSALIDSCWKEKYTFARFIKDLIAGITVGIIAIPLAMALAIASGVPPQYGLYTAAIAGIIIAITGGSRYSVSGPTAAFVVILYPVSQQFGLSGLLVATLMSGIILLAMGFARFGKFIEYIPVSVTLGFTSGIAITIATMQVKDFFGLQMAHVPENYVDKVVALVNALPTLQYSDTLIGIITLLVLIYWPKLGLKLPGHLPALVAGTLVMWGLSLFDKQVATIGSQFSYLLPDGTEGNGIPPILPQFILPWELPGSAPISWSMITALMPAAFSMAVLGAIESLLCAVVLDNMTGKKHHSNSELIGQGFGNIAAPFFGGITATAAIARSAANVRAGATSPISSVIHSLLVLMTLLVLAPMLSYLPLAAMSSLLLMVAWNMSSARKVIDLIRRAPKDDIIVLLLCMSLTVLFDMVIAITVGIVLASLLFMRRIANMTRISELPETDETKSRLVVRVNGPLFFAAAERIFDELRVKSEGYETIVMQWDAVPVLDAGGLEAFQKFIDLVKKDTHIVICDIPFQPLKTLARARVTPIEGVLSFHNSIDKALEELNNPQH from the coding sequence ATGAGTACAAAAAAAATTAATCGTTTGCGCCCTTTTAGCGCTCTTATAGATTCATGTTGGAAAGAAAAATACACTTTTGCTCGTTTTATTAAAGATTTAATTGCAGGGATTACGGTTGGAATCATTGCTATTCCCTTAGCAATGGCGCTTGCTATTGCCAGTGGTGTTCCACCACAGTATGGCCTATATACTGCGGCCATAGCAGGTATTATTATCGCCATTACTGGTGGCTCACGTTATAGCGTTTCTGGGCCTACCGCTGCTTTCGTGGTGATCTTATATCCTGTTTCTCAACAATTCGGTTTAAGTGGGCTACTGGTTGCCACTTTAATGTCAGGAATTATTTTGCTGGCAATGGGATTTGCTCGTTTCGGTAAATTTATCGAATATATTCCTGTTTCTGTAACATTAGGCTTTACCTCTGGTATCGCCATCACTATTGCGACTATGCAAGTTAAAGATTTTTTTGGCTTGCAGATGGCCCATGTACCAGAAAACTATGTTGATAAAGTGGTTGCACTAGTCAATGCCTTACCAACATTGCAATACAGTGATACCTTGATCGGCATAATCACACTACTGGTACTGATTTACTGGCCAAAGCTGGGTTTAAAGTTACCGGGTCACTTACCAGCTTTAGTGGCTGGAACACTGGTTATGTGGGGTCTATCGCTGTTTGATAAACAAGTCGCGACCATTGGTTCCCAATTTAGTTACTTATTACCTGATGGGACTGAAGGTAATGGTATTCCACCTATTTTGCCTCAATTTATTTTACCTTGGGAGCTTCCCGGAAGTGCTCCTATTAGCTGGTCAATGATTACCGCCTTGATGCCTGCCGCTTTTTCCATGGCTGTGCTAGGTGCGATTGAGTCACTACTTTGTGCCGTGGTTCTGGATAATATGACCGGTAAAAAACACCATTCAAACAGTGAACTTATTGGACAAGGTTTTGGTAATATTGCCGCCCCATTCTTTGGTGGGATCACAGCAACCGCCGCGATTGCGCGTTCAGCGGCCAACGTCCGCGCGGGTGCCACTTCACCAATCTCTTCAGTCATTCATTCGCTATTAGTATTAATGACTTTATTAGTACTGGCACCAATGCTTTCCTACCTGCCTTTGGCTGCAATGTCATCCTTATTATTGATGGTCGCTTGGAATATGAGCTCGGCGCGAAAAGTCATCGACCTTATTCGTAGAGCACCTAAAGATGACATCATCGTTTTACTTCTGTGTATGTCTTTAACGGTTCTATTTGATATGGTTATTGCTATTACAGTAGGGATTGTTCTTGCCTCTTTATTGTTTATGCGCCGTATCGCGAATATGACCCGAATTAGTGAGCTACCGGAAACCGATGAAACAAAAAGTCGTTTAGTCGTACGCGTCAATGGCCCCTTATTTTTTGCTGCGGCAGAACGTATTTTTGATGAATTAAGAGTCAAAAGTGAAGGTTATGAAACGATCGTTATGCAATGGGATGCCGTTCCTGTACTTGATGCCGGTGGTTTAGAAGCATTCCAGAAGTTTATCGACCTAGTAAAAAAAGATACTCACATTGTTATTTGTGATATTCCATTCCAGCCATTAAAAACTTTGGCCCGTGCACGTGTAACGCCGATTGAAGGCGTACTGAGTTTCCATAACTCTATTGATAAAGCGCTAGAAGAGTTAAATAATCCACAACACTAG
- the ispE gene encoding 4-(cytidine 5'-diphospho)-2-C-methyl-D-erythritol kinase, producing the protein MTLTWPSPAKLNLFLYITGRRADGYHELQTLFQFLNYGDEITITTRADDQINLLTTMAGVEPEKNLIVKAAKLLQCYCRDVLNLSKPLGADIHINKILPMGGGIGGGSSNAATVLIALNEHWATAISDETLAELGKKLGADVPVFVRGHAAFAEGIGEILTPATPKEKWYLVAHPGIEISTPMIFTDPQLNRNSPKRPLPALLLAPYANDCEPIARKRFREVEQLVSWLLEYAPSRLTGTGACVFSEFETQADALKVLNKAPSWVHGFVAQGVNESPLHKFRAGITRVLHQ; encoded by the coding sequence ATGACGTTAACATGGCCTTCACCTGCAAAATTAAATCTTTTTCTCTATATCACCGGTCGTAGAGCAGATGGCTACCATGAGCTACAAACGCTGTTTCAATTCCTCAATTATGGCGATGAGATTACCATAACCACTCGAGCTGACGATCAAATCAATCTACTCACCACCATGGCAGGTGTTGAGCCAGAAAAAAATCTAATCGTCAAAGCGGCTAAATTACTCCAATGCTATTGTCGTGATGTCCTTAACCTCTCCAAACCGCTGGGTGCTGATATTCACATTAATAAAATTTTGCCAATGGGCGGTGGTATCGGCGGTGGCTCGTCCAATGCGGCGACCGTGTTAATTGCTTTAAATGAACATTGGGCAACTGCAATTTCAGATGAAACCTTAGCCGAATTAGGTAAAAAACTCGGTGCGGACGTTCCGGTGTTTGTTCGAGGACACGCTGCTTTTGCGGAAGGCATTGGTGAAATTCTGACTCCAGCCACGCCTAAAGAGAAATGGTATCTGGTTGCTCACCCAGGAATTGAAATCTCAACCCCGATGATCTTCACAGATCCACAATTAAATAGAAATTCTCCAAAACGCCCACTACCCGCATTATTACTGGCTCCGTACGCAAATGATTGCGAACCAATTGCAAGAAAACGTTTTCGTGAGGTTGAACAGCTCGTTTCTTGGCTGTTAGAATATGCTCCGTCTCGCCTGACAGGAACAGGGGCTTGTGTTTTTTCTGAATTTGAAACGCAAGCCGATGCCCTAAAGGTGTTAAATAAAGCCCCATCGTGGGTGCATGGTTTCGTCGCTCAAGGAGTGAACGAATCGCCACTGCACAAGTTCCGCGCTGGGATAACCCGTGTATTGCACCAATAG
- the ychH gene encoding stress-induced protein YchH: MKRKTALLIGNILMALGLIVMIGSIALNLSSHVFSLNLPDMLTMGSLFGIFVGAMIWLAGARLGGRDKVADRYWLIKHYNHSNRDNHRYP, encoded by the coding sequence ATGAAACGTAAAACAGCTCTCTTAATTGGTAATATTTTAATGGCGTTGGGTCTAATTGTCATGATAGGAAGCATTGCGCTGAATTTATCTTCTCATGTATTTAGTCTTAACTTACCAGATATGCTTACGATGGGGTCTTTATTTGGTATTTTTGTCGGCGCTATGATTTGGCTGGCGGGTGCAAGATTAGGTGGAAGAGACAAAGTTGCCGACCGTTACTGGTTGATAAAACACTATAACCATTCAAACCGTGATAATCACCGCTATCCATAA
- the hemA gene encoding glutamyl-tRNA reductase — MTLLALGINHKTAPVALRERVAFGPEKIDHALEELLKQPQVSGGVVLSTCNRTELYLSLESQERAQEQLIQWLCEFHDINDHDLKPSLYWHEGDRAVSHLMRVASGLDSLVLGEPQILGQVKKAFALSQDNHSLSSELERLFQKSFSVAKRVRTETEIGANAVSVAFAACTLARQIFESLKHLNILLVGAGETIELVARHLREHGVQKMMIANRSRERAELLANEVNAEVITLPDIDTRLAQADIVISSTASPLPIIGKGMVERAMKIRRSKPMLLIDIAVPRDIEPDVEKLRDVYLYTVDDLESIIQQNLAQRKAAAVEAEFIVEQESSHFMDWLRSQAAVSTIRDYRAQAEAIRAGMTEKALAAISQGADPEQVITQLTQQLTNRLIHAPTKSLQQAAGDGDMERLNLLRDSLGLNHQ, encoded by the coding sequence ATGACCCTATTAGCATTAGGCATCAATCATAAAACGGCACCGGTGGCCTTGCGTGAGCGAGTGGCTTTCGGACCAGAAAAAATTGACCATGCACTTGAGGAGTTACTAAAACAGCCCCAAGTTAGCGGTGGCGTCGTGCTGTCGACCTGTAATAGAACCGAACTGTATTTGAGTCTTGAATCACAAGAGCGTGCTCAAGAGCAGCTGATCCAGTGGTTATGTGAGTTTCACGATATCAACGATCATGATTTGAAACCAAGCTTGTATTGGCACGAAGGTGATCGCGCGGTTAGCCATCTGATGCGAGTAGCTAGTGGTTTAGATTCTTTAGTTCTCGGTGAACCTCAAATTCTCGGTCAGGTCAAAAAAGCGTTCGCACTTTCACAAGATAATCATTCTTTGTCGAGTGAACTAGAGCGTTTGTTCCAAAAATCATTTTCTGTCGCAAAACGTGTTCGTACCGAAACAGAGATCGGTGCGAATGCGGTTTCTGTTGCTTTTGCTGCCTGTACTTTAGCAAGGCAAATCTTTGAGTCACTTAAACACCTGAATATATTGTTAGTAGGGGCGGGCGAAACGATCGAATTAGTGGCTCGTCACTTACGTGAACATGGTGTACAGAAAATGATGATAGCAAACCGTTCTCGTGAAAGAGCTGAGCTATTAGCCAATGAGGTTAATGCGGAAGTGATCACACTACCTGACATTGATACTCGGCTGGCGCAAGCGGATATTGTTATCAGCTCAACGGCAAGCCCATTACCGATTATTGGTAAAGGGATGGTCGAAAGAGCAATGAAAATCCGTCGTAGTAAGCCAATGTTATTAATCGATATTGCGGTTCCTCGCGATATTGAACCCGATGTTGAAAAGCTTAGGGATGTTTATCTGTATACGGTGGATGACCTTGAGTCGATTATTCAGCAAAACTTAGCTCAGCGTAAAGCAGCAGCGGTTGAAGCGGAATTTATCGTTGAACAAGAAAGCAGCCATTTCATGGATTGGTTGCGCTCGCAAGCCGCAGTGTCTACAATTCGCGATTACAGAGCGCAGGCTGAGGCAATCCGCGCGGGTATGACAGAAAAAGCACTCGCGGCGATTAGTCAGGGTGCAGACCCTGAACAAGTTATCACACAACTTACCCAACAATTGACCAACCGCCTGATCCATGCACCGACTAAATCTTTACAGCAAGCCGCTGGAGATGGTGATATGGAACGTCTGAATCTACTTAGGGACAGCTTAGGGCTGAACCATCAATAA
- the lolB gene encoding lipoprotein insertase outer membrane protein LolB: MGPSSTRGFWRLLPLSCLLLTACVTTKQTTTSGTGSSADPEWKAHLQEVNALRNYQTRGSFVYDGGQSKTYAKFFWQQYTPEKYRLLLTNPLGSRELELTVEPDLARLTTKDGQTHMSDVPSELIYQLTGMEIPLDDLTAWLTGSPGRATEYELDDNHLLKSVTLQQGNGEKWQLNYLSYDTSTKPMLPSNLELSQGSRLIKLKMDSWTLQK, encoded by the coding sequence CTGGGTCCTTCCTCCACTCGAGGCTTTTGGCGCTTATTACCACTTTCCTGTTTGTTGCTAACGGCGTGTGTCACCACAAAACAGACGACAACATCAGGTACTGGTTCCTCTGCGGATCCTGAATGGAAAGCTCACTTACAAGAAGTGAACGCGCTTCGGAATTACCAAACACGTGGCTCTTTTGTCTACGATGGTGGTCAAAGTAAAACCTATGCCAAATTCTTCTGGCAACAATATACACCTGAAAAATATCGCTTATTGTTAACAAACCCTCTGGGTAGCCGTGAGTTAGAGCTCACCGTAGAACCCGATTTAGCACGTCTGACGACAAAAGATGGACAAACTCATATGAGTGACGTGCCTTCAGAGTTGATTTATCAACTTACAGGCATGGAGATCCCTCTTGACGACCTAACAGCTTGGCTAACGGGCTCTCCGGGACGTGCGACAGAATATGAACTCGATGATAACCATTTACTCAAATCCGTCACCTTACAACAAGGTAATGGTGAAAAATGGCAGCTTAACTATCTTTCCTACGATACCAGCACTAAACCAATGTTACCAAGCAACCTTGAACTGAGTCAGGGTTCGCGCCTAATTAAGCTAAAAATGGATAGTTGGACCTTACAAAAATGA
- the prmC gene encoding peptide chain release factor N(5)-glutamine methyltransferase encodes MQYGEWVNQAVARLSSSDSAKRDAEILLQHITGQSRSFIFAFAETTLTPAEYQALEALLSRREQGEPIAYIIGEREFWSLPLFVSPATLIPRPDTECLVEQALSRLPPQSCRILDLGTGTGAIALALASERLDSSVVGVDFNPEAVSLAQRNQQRLAIDNVQFLQSNWFSSLSSQHFDMIVSNPPYIDENDLHLQQGDVRFEPLTALVADNQGLADLDHIVSKSREYLSQQGWLLVEHGWQQGVAVRELFKQYGYSNIETCQDYGGRDRITLGQWNKAVER; translated from the coding sequence ATGCAATACGGCGAATGGGTGAATCAAGCGGTTGCGAGATTGTCGAGCAGTGACAGTGCGAAGCGAGATGCTGAAATTCTGCTCCAACATATTACAGGGCAGAGTCGTAGTTTTATTTTTGCATTTGCAGAAACGACCTTAACACCCGCGGAGTATCAAGCTCTCGAAGCATTATTGAGCCGCCGTGAACAAGGTGAACCCATTGCCTATATTATCGGTGAGCGCGAATTCTGGTCTTTGCCTTTATTTGTCTCACCAGCTACTTTGATTCCGCGTCCTGATACTGAATGCCTTGTTGAACAGGCTTTATCAAGACTACCTCCTCAAAGTTGTCGTATTCTTGACCTCGGTACAGGAACGGGGGCTATAGCGCTAGCGCTTGCTTCTGAACGCTTAGATAGCTCAGTTGTTGGTGTTGATTTTAACCCTGAGGCCGTGTCTTTAGCACAACGAAACCAACAACGTCTCGCCATTGATAATGTGCAGTTTTTACAAAGCAATTGGTTTTCCTCACTTTCTTCACAACATTTTGATATGATTGTGAGCAATCCACCTTATATTGATGAAAATGATCTCCATTTACAACAAGGTGATGTAAGATTTGAACCTTTAACTGCATTAGTGGCAGATAATCAAGGACTGGCAGATTTAGATCATATTGTATCTAAATCGAGAGAATACCTAAGCCAGCAGGGTTGGTTGCTTGTTGAACATGGATGGCAGCAAGGTGTGGCAGTTCGTGAGTTGTTCAAACAGTATGGTTATAGCAATATCGAAACCTGCCAAGATTATGGCGGTAGAGATAGAATTACGCTTGGGCAGTGGAATAAAGCAGTGGAAAGGTAA
- the prs gene encoding ribose-phosphate diphosphokinase → MPDMKLFAGNATPELAQRVANRLYTNLGDAAVGRFSDGEVSVQINENVRGGDIFIIQSTCAPTNDNLMELVVMVDALRRASAGRITAVIPYFGYARQDRRVRSARVPITAKVVADFLSSVGVDRVLTVDLHAEQIQGFFDVPVDNVFGSPILLEDMLQKDLENPIVVSPDIGGVVRARAIAKLLNDTDMAIIDKRRPRANVSQVMHIIGDVSGRDCILVDDMIDTGGTLCKAAEALKERGAKRVFAYATHPIFSGNAVDNIKNSVIDEVIVCDTIPLSPEIKALNKVRTLTLSGMLAEAIRRISNEESISAMFEH, encoded by the coding sequence GTGCCCGATATGAAGCTTTTTGCTGGTAACGCTACACCGGAACTAGCACAACGTGTTGCTAACCGCCTTTACACTAATCTTGGAGACGCGGCTGTTGGTCGTTTTAGCGACGGCGAAGTCAGTGTTCAAATTAATGAAAATGTTCGCGGTGGTGATATCTTTATCATCCAGTCAACCTGTGCACCTACCAATGATAACCTAATGGAATTGGTTGTTATGGTCGATGCGCTGCGCCGTGCATCTGCTGGTCGTATTACCGCTGTTATCCCTTACTTCGGTTATGCTAGACAGGATCGTCGCGTACGTTCTGCCCGTGTACCAATCACCGCTAAAGTTGTTGCCGATTTTCTGTCTAGTGTAGGTGTTGACCGTGTTCTCACCGTTGACCTACACGCTGAGCAGATCCAGGGCTTCTTTGATGTTCCTGTTGATAACGTGTTTGGTAGCCCTATCCTTCTGGAAGACATGCTCCAGAAAGACTTGGAAAACCCAATCGTTGTATCTCCAGACATCGGCGGCGTCGTACGCGCTAGAGCAATCGCGAAACTGTTAAATGACACTGATATGGCTATTATCGATAAACGTCGCCCACGTGCGAACGTTTCTCAGGTTATGCACATCATTGGTGACGTTTCTGGTCGTGACTGCATTTTAGTCGACGATATGATAGATACTGGTGGCACGCTGTGTAAAGCGGCTGAAGCACTGAAAGAACGTGGTGCAAAACGCGTATTTGCTTACGCGACTCACCCGATTTTCTCAGGTAACGCCGTCGACAACATCAAAAATTCAGTTATTGATGAAGTCATTGTTTGTGACACAATTCCTCTTTCACCTGAAATTAAAGCGTTGAACAAAGTTCGTACGCTGACGCTTTCAGGCATGCTAGCCGAAGCAATTCGCCGTATTAGCAATGAAGAGTCAATTTCTGCGATGTTTGAGCACTAA
- the kdsA gene encoding 3-deoxy-8-phosphooctulonate synthase, with protein MQQKMVSIGDIKVANDLPFVLFGGMNVLESRDMAMQVCEHYVTVTQKLGIPYVFKASFDKANRSSIHSYRGPGLEEGMKIFQELKETFGVKIITDVHEPSQAQPVAEVVDVIQLPAFLARQTDLVAAMAKTDAVINIKKPQFISPGQMGNIVEKFIEGGNDKIILCDRGSNFGYDNLVVDMLGFNVMMQASNGCPVIFDVTHSLQCRDPFGAASGGRRAQVAELARAGMAVGLAGLFLEAHPDPDNARCDGPSALPLAKLEPFLQQVQAIDSLVKSFPELDTSR; from the coding sequence ATGCAACAAAAAATGGTCAGCATTGGCGATATCAAAGTCGCAAACGATCTTCCGTTTGTTCTTTTTGGTGGAATGAATGTCCTCGAGTCCCGCGATATGGCAATGCAAGTGTGCGAACATTATGTGACGGTGACACAAAAATTAGGCATTCCTTATGTCTTTAAGGCCTCGTTCGATAAAGCTAACCGTTCATCAATTCATTCATATCGTGGCCCAGGCCTTGAAGAGGGAATGAAAATCTTTCAAGAATTGAAAGAAACCTTTGGTGTGAAAATCATTACTGACGTGCATGAACCATCACAAGCGCAACCAGTTGCAGAAGTTGTTGATGTGATTCAACTGCCTGCTTTTTTAGCCCGTCAAACAGACCTTGTTGCGGCAATGGCAAAAACTGACGCGGTGATCAACATTAAAAAACCACAATTCATTAGCCCTGGTCAGATGGGCAATATTGTTGAAAAGTTCATTGAAGGTGGTAATGACAAAATTATTTTATGTGACCGAGGTTCTAACTTTGGGTACGATAATTTAGTTGTTGATATGCTTGGCTTTAACGTTATGATGCAAGCATCAAATGGTTGCCCTGTCATTTTTGATGTCACGCACTCCTTACAATGCAGAGACCCGTTTGGAGCCGCGTCAGGTGGTCGCCGTGCTCAAGTTGCTGAACTCGCTAGAGCGGGTATGGCGGTTGGTCTTGCTGGGTTATTCCTTGAAGCGCATCCAGATCCAGATAATGCACGTTGTGATGGCCCATCAGCATTGCCTTTGGCTAAATTAGAGCCATTCTTACAGCAAGTTCAAGCGATCGATTCGTTAGTGAAAAGTTTTCCAGAGCTAGATACTAGCCGTTAA
- a CDS encoding TIGR01212 family radical SAM protein (This family includes YhcC from E. coli K-12, an uncharacterized radical SAM protein.) gives MQLNQVVTMFGADLQRRYGEKIHKITLHGGFNCPNRDGTLGRGGCTFCHVASFSDESQSTQSICEQIRHQVSKITRANRYLAYFQAYTSTYAEVCILKQLYEEALKQVDIVGLCVGTRPDCVPDEVLALLNSYREQGYEIWLELGLQTAHDKTLHRINRGHGFSEYQQTAVKARKLGLKVCTHLICGLPNETAQMNMQTLEKVLDCGTDGIKLHPLHIVDGSIMAKSWLAGRIEPIALDDYTHIAGEMIRHTPVDIIYHRICASARRPTLLAPQWCENRWLGMNHLYQYLLTNGGQGSAL, from the coding sequence ATGCAGCTTAACCAAGTTGTGACCATGTTCGGCGCTGATCTTCAGCGCCGTTACGGTGAAAAAATCCATAAAATAACGCTTCATGGTGGTTTTAATTGCCCGAATCGCGATGGAACGCTAGGACGCGGTGGCTGTACTTTTTGTCATGTTGCCTCTTTTTCTGATGAAAGCCAATCAACTCAATCTATTTGCGAACAAATTCGCCATCAAGTCTCCAAGATCACCCGAGCCAATCGCTACCTTGCCTATTTTCAAGCTTATACCAGTACTTATGCTGAAGTTTGTATCTTAAAACAGTTATATGAAGAAGCGCTGAAGCAGGTTGACATCGTTGGCTTGTGCGTAGGTACACGCCCTGACTGTGTGCCTGATGAGGTTTTAGCTTTACTTAACAGTTATCGTGAGCAAGGTTATGAAATTTGGTTAGAACTAGGATTACAAACCGCGCATGATAAAACATTGCATCGTATTAACCGAGGGCATGGTTTTTCTGAATATCAACAAACGGCGGTGAAGGCACGGAAGCTGGGGCTCAAAGTCTGTACCCACCTTATTTGTGGTTTACCCAATGAAACTGCGCAAATGAATATGCAAACCTTAGAAAAGGTACTGGATTGCGGTACTGATGGTATTAAATTACACCCGTTGCATATTGTCGATGGTAGTATTATGGCAAAAAGCTGGCTTGCAGGACGTATAGAGCCGATTGCATTAGATGATTACACACACATTGCGGGAGAAATGATCCGGCATACGCCAGTCGATATTATTTATCATCGTATCTGTGCGAGTGCGCGACGACCCACGTTATTGGCTCCTCAATGGTGTGAAAACCGCTGGTTGGGAATGAATCACCTATATCAATACTTGTTGACGAATGGCGGTCAAGGTTCTGCGCTATAG